The Drosophila nasuta strain 15112-1781.00 chromosome 2L, ASM2355853v1, whole genome shotgun sequence genome window below encodes:
- the LOC132794364 gene encoding transmembrane emp24 domain-containing protein 1, which translates to MLQIVGMLLLLLMLMAAGGQAEISRHRLTIFAEAGRMECYHQAVAATEHIMLEYQVIYGGQGEAHINCNLMDPLRRLLITDHKQGQGKYQLVANETGIYKLCFDNTISSFNQKIVVFNLEILAANHEELERQKTIKEMNTDYQFDRTYSHIDDYVTKITVNLMRSRQSQDYIRTLEAKDRKVAESNFTLVNNWSAAQFIAMIIVGMLQVFMLRSIFNTDGRFYKFWKKI; encoded by the coding sequence atgctcCAAATCGTTGGAAtgctgctattgctattgatgctgatggCAGCGGGTGGCCAGGCAGAAATATCGCGACATCGTTTAACCATATTTGCGGAGGCGGGTCGCATGGAATGCTATCATCaagctgtggctgccacagaGCACATTATGCTTGAGTATCAGGTGATCTATGGCGGACAAGGCGAAGCGCACATCAATTGCAATCTAATGGATCCATTGCGTCGTCTCCTCATCACGGATCACAAACAAGGCCAGGGCAAATATCAACTGGTGGCCAATGAGACGGGCATTTACAAGTTGTGCTTTGACAATACCATCAGTTCGTTTAATCAGAAGATTGTCGTATTCAACCTGGAGATATTGGCCGCCAATCATGAAGAACTGGAGCGCCAAAAGACCATCAAAGAGATGAACACTGACTATCAATTCGATCGAACATATTCGCACATTGATGACTATGTGACTAAGATTACGGTGAACTTGATGCGTTCGCGTCAGAGTCAGGATTACATACGCACTTTGGAGGCCAAGGATCGTAAAGTGGCCGAATCGAATTTCACATTGGTCAATAATTGGTCTGCTGCTCAGTTTATAGCCATGATTATTGTTGGTATGCTGCAGGTGTTTATGCTGCGCAGCATCTTCAATACTGACGGCAGATTCTACAAGTTTTGgaaaaagatttaa
- the LOC132798120 gene encoding cell division cycle 7-related protein kinase: protein MLTKFFFDKMDKKLQHSHHQQKQQQQHHSHTHASYLFNNNQSTKSLSNPLQAKLVAMESKLKHGSISNVATATTGVGVGMETAVGATTSHTNNRSLNKSSQHFGLRQVTLKDPGAHRERERHEGGRSTNAAGFNRYCVPQTGQQQQPQQQQPQAQSIVPLLSQVQRVNHDLADKLNRLARRNTIKFKELTALQGHDKNTEALQELQTSIPEISKIFDVHCRIGSGTFSTVLLGTLQRERQLPEAQRRRFAIKHHNPTNHPERILRELECMFRMGGDHNVIGINCCIRYNDNVAFVMPFMSHDRFHDIYRNLSLLEIKDYLRNLLVALQHVHKFKVIHRDVKPSNILYNRRTGKFLLCDFGLAQRLADDGSLIQASDLSGAAALMRDMDAAQQQLMQREGNSLQDEADAERRIRAAGGGTAAFGESSMTSTASTLLLTEPTKRELAAQKADTQRLINRLRYMNSNVDPNNYVVSTNSSRKEMHASRAGTPGYRPPEVLLRYPYQTTAVDVWAAGVIMLSMLSSLHPFFKAPNDCAALSEIMNLFGDLQVRKTAFMLDRLVLITQKVTALDLRRVCMRFRYANHFLSPEMQRRHRRSDGSTELCRLCEQSTFNCICKHSCHALETYNELDMFPHHAYDLLSRLLEVNPQKRITAEEALKHPFFGEHRRIASGVPLHQLQQQRQQQQQQQQQQQQRSRDSLPSAGSRTLTPYVCYPNGTKSTNLSELASRTGVAASASTATQVAATATAGAATTAGNV, encoded by the coding sequence ATGTTAACAAAATTCTTCTTTGATAAGATGGACAAGAAGTTGCAGCATTCACAtcaccaacaaaaacaacagcaacagcatcataGTCATACACATGCCTCGTATCTCTTTAATAACAATCAGTCAACAAAATCGCTATCGAATCCATTGCAAGCCAAGCTTGTGGCAATGGAGAGCAAGTTAAAGCACGGTTCGATCTCAAAtgtggcaactgcaacaactggAGTGGGAGTGGGAATGGAAACAGCTGTGGGAGCCACCACAAGTCACACGAATAACCGGAGTTTGAACAAATCAAGCCAACATTTTGGACTGCGTCAGGTGACGCTCAAGGACCCAGGAGCACATCGAGAGCGCGAACGCCACGAGGGCGGCAGAAGCACAAATGCAGCTGGCTTTAATCGTTATTGTGTGCCACAAactgggcagcagcagcagccacaacagcagcaaccacaagcTCAGTCCATTGTGCCGCTGCTGAGTCAAGTGCAGCGTGTCAATCACGATTTAGCCGATAAACTCAATCGTCTGGCGCGACGCAATACGATCAAATTCAAGGAGCTGACCGCGTTGCAGGGGCACGACAAGAACACGGAGGCGTTGCAAGAGTTGCAGACATCGATACCGGAAATTAGCAAAATCTTTGATGTGCATTGTCGCATTGGCAGCGGCACCTTTAGCACCGTGCTGCTGGGCACCTTGCAACGCGAACGTCAACTGCCCGAGGCGCAACGTCGTCGATTTGCCATCAAGCATCACAATCCGACCAATCATCCGGAGCGCATACTGCGGGAATTGGAATGCATGTTTCGCATGGGCGGCGATCACAATGTGATTGGCATCAATTGCTGCATACGCTACAACGATAATGTCGCCTTTGTGATGCCGTTTATGAGTCACGATCGCTTTCACGACATCTATCGCAATCTAAGTTTGCTCGAGATCAAGGATTATTTGCGCAATCTTCTGGTTGCTCTGCAGCATGTCCACAAATTCAAAGTCATTCATCGGGATGTGAAGCCGagcaatattttgtataatcgTCGCACTGGTAAATTTCTCCTCTGTGATTTTGGTTTGGCCCAACGACTGGCCGACGATGGCAGCCTGATACAAGCCTCCGATTTGAGTGGCGCTGCTGCGCTGATGCGTGACATGGATGCGGCGCAACAGCAGTTGATGCAACGCGAGGGCAACAGTCTGCAGGACGAGGCAGATGCAGAGCGTCGCATACGTGCCGCAGGCGGTGGCACAGCGGCTTTCGGTGAGTCGTCGATGACGTCGACGGCGTCCACATTGCTGCTGACGGAGCCCACCAAAAGGGAGTTGGCTGCCCAGAAGGCGGACACGCAGCGGCTGATCAATCGACTGCGGTATATGAACAGTAATGTGGATCCCAATAACTATGTGGTATCGACGAATAGCAGCAGAAAGGAGATGCATGCATCCAGGGCAGGCACACCAGGCTATCGACCGCCTGAGGTGCTGCTGCGTTATCCATACCAGACGACGGCCGTTGATGTTTGGGCCGCCGGTGTGATAATGCTCTCAATGCTGTCCTCGTTGCATCCGTTTTTCAAGGCGCCCAACGATTGTGCCGCCCTCTCGGAGATTATGAATCTCTTCGGGGATTTGCAGGTGCGCAAAACCGCTTTTATGCTCGATCGCTTGGTGTTGATCACCCAAAAGGTGACGGCCCTCGATTTGCGACGCGTTTGCATGCGCTTCCGCTATGCCAATCATTTCCTCTCACCGGAAATGCAGCGACGCCATCGTCGCTCCGATGGCAGCACGGAGTTGTGTCGCCTTTGCGAACAGTCGactttcaattgcatttgcaagcACAGTTGTCATGCGCTTGAGACATACAACGAACTGGATATGTTTCCGCATCATGCCTACGATCTGTTGAGTCGTCTACTCGAGGTGAATCCACAGAAACGCATCACAGCCGAGGAGGCCCTGAAGCATCCGTTCTTCGGTGAACATCGTCGCATTGCCAGCGGCGTGCCATTGCatcagctgcaacagcagaggcagcagcaacagcaacaacagcagcagcagcagcagcgttcaCGGGACTCGCTGCCATCCGCCGGATCACGCACATTGACGCCATATGTCTGCTATCCGAATGGCACCAAGTCAACCAATCTGTCGGAGTTGGCCAGCCGCACAGGTGTCGCAGCCTCAGCTAGTACCGCAACACAAgtagctgcaacagcaacagcaggagcagcaacaacagctggaaATGTTTGA